A section of the Pochonia chlamydosporia 170 chromosome 2, whole genome shotgun sequence genome encodes:
- a CDS encoding glycosyl hydrolase (similar to Candida dubliniensis CD36 XP_002422108.1): protein MRLIRHILASLCIIGVASAATSSSEVPKITKKSVENDKNYKAPYFPLLGFQEYKGNPILSPNPDNNWESAYLYNPSAIVIDDKVWLLYRAQNKSKTSVIGLAWSDDGYHFTRHDKPIMTPTEWYEKPGGCEDPRVVRVNGTFYMTYTGYDGQTARLCIATSTDLVTWAKHGPILPNITDVVYMAGNPQATYVARRQWSKSGAIINEPINGTYYMQFGDTYLYTANSTDLIHWNYEPFPEPFAQRLNIWEQSLMESAAPPIKTRDGKWLKIYNGVGTGLGGFKFGQYSTGEMLMDPVNRPNGPPIARLEVPLLQPTSVHEIDGQVDNVIFSEGLVQFHGKWFMYFGQGDEYLGVATTDVQP, encoded by the coding sequence ATGAGACTTATTCGCCATATTCTAGCCTCCCTGTGCATCATAGGCGTCGCCAGTGCTGCCACGAGCTCCTCAGAGGTACCGAAAATAACCAAAAAGTCGGTTGAAAATGACAAAAACTACAAAGCACCATACTTCCCCCTCCTCGGCTTTCAAGAATACAAAGGCAATCCAATCCTGTCCCCCAACCCCGACAACAACTGGGAGTCCGCATACCTGTACAATCCCTCCGCGATTGTAATCGACGACAAAGTATGGTTGCTGTACCGTGCCCAGAACAAATCCAAGACCTCGGTCATTGGACTTGCCTGGTCTGATGACGGCTACCATTTCACGCGTCACGATAAGCCAATCATGACCCCGACTGAGTGGTATGAGAAGCCGGGTGGCTGTGAGGATCCTCGGGTCGTTCGTGTGAATGGCACATTCTACATGACGTACACTGGATATGACGGGCAGACAGCAAGACTTTGCATCGCAACGTCGACTGATTTGGTGACTTGGGCGAAACATGGACCTATTCTGCCAAACATTACGGACGTGGTATACATGGCTGGTAATCCTCAGGCAACGTATGTGGCAAGGCGTCAATGGAGCAAGTCGGGAGCCATTATTAATGAGCCCATTAACGGCACGTATTATATGCAATTCGGCGATACGTATCTATATACCGCAAACTCAACTGATCTCATTCATTGGAACTATGAGCCGTTCCCAGAGCCGTTTGCTCAAAGGCTCAACATATGGGAACAGTCGTTGATGGAATCTGCTGCTCCGCCAATTAAGACTAGGGATgggaagtggttgaagataTATAACGGTGTTGGCACGGGTCTAGGAGGATTCAAGTTTGGTCAATACAGCACGGGagagatgttgatggatcCAGTCAATCGGCCAAACGGTCCTCCTATTGCACGATTGGAGGTCCCTCTCCTCCAGCCAACTAGTGTTCATGAAATTGATGGGCAGGTGGACAACGTGATATTTAGTGAAGGTTTGGTACAGTTTCACGGCAAGTGGTTTATGTATTTTGGGCAAGGGGACGAGTATCTGGGAGTTGCAACGACGGATGTGCAACCGTGA
- a CDS encoding glycoside hydrolase family 5 protein (similar to Colletotrichum gloeosporioides Nara gc5 XP_007284518.1), producing the protein MKFVNILISAVCAIASAPAVMAANSFAGSNLYYAAGLTPDQQTTLFTGLKSAGVKVLRVWLDGQSGKPKNTPINPFNGLEGGSPGSWDDTVLKRLDDFMANAHTYGIKLLISIHSYNALSANADFYGKWYGTGDFYTNGDAINYFKNRIAHVLAHVNPHNGKPWSQSSEYIFAFEAQNEAMHDQANPSALQSWQCTMAQAIKDNLKGNKDILVTTGGGAWLANSLLDGYFKCAPLDVLAIHAYGTGDFSTSSLKPYVQKAQSAGKKLIMQEWGACYTTASNNNCNGGSPLATGTRDNNIKNWAGSITAAGIPWMYWQILPNEDPHQDWDYEVGINGKNWEALKAAGLAAGQASAAFDFSHYLL; encoded by the exons ATGAAGTTTGTGAACATTCTTATTTCGGCCGTGTGCGCCATCGCTTCGGCACCTGCCGTAATGGCAGCAAACTCTTTTGCCGGGTCCAATCTTTATTATGCTGCTGGATTGACTCCTGACCAGCAGACCACCCTGTTCACGGGTCTGAAGAGTGCTGGTGTCAAAGTTCTCCGTGTTTGGCTCGACG GCCAATCTGGAAAACCCAAGAATACTCCCATCAACCCGTTCAATGGTTTGGAGGGAGGTAGCCCGGGAAGCTGGGATGACACCGTTCTTAAACGCCTTGACGACTTCATGGCCAACGCGCATACATACGGAATCAAGcttctcatctccatccacaGCTACAATGCTCTTTCTGCCAATGCCGACTTCTACGGTAAGTGGTACGGTACGGGAGACTTTTACACCAACGGCGATGCGATCAATTACTTCAAGAACCGCATTGCACATGTCTTGGCCCACGTGAATCCTCACAATGGCAAGCCCTGGAGCCAGAGCTCCGAGTATATCTTTGCATTTGAGGCACAGAATGAGGCCATGCACGATCAG GCGAACCCGTCAGCTCttcaatcttggcaatgcACAATGGCTCAAGCTATCAAGGACAACTTAAAGGGTAACAAAGATATCCTCGTTACTaccggtggtggtgcctgGCTCGCCAACTCTCTTCTCGACGGATACTTCAAGTGCGCACCACTCGATGTTTTGGCCATCCATGCATACGGAACAGGCGACTTTTCTACCTCGTCACTGAAGCCATACGTTCAGAAGGCGCAATCTGCTGGCAAGAAGCTCATCATGCAGGAATGGGGTGCGTGTTACACCACTGCCTCCAACAACAACTGCAATGGAGGAAGTCCCTTGGCCACTGGTACCCGTGACAACAACATTAAGAACTGGGCTGGTAGCATTACCGCCGCCGGAATTCCGTGGATGTACTGGCAGATCTTGCCTAATGAGGATCCTCATCAGGATTGGGACTACGAAGTCGGTATTAACGGGAAGAATTGGGAGGCTTTGAAGGCGGCCGGCCTGGCTGCTGGACAAGCTTCTGCTGCTTTTGACTTTTCTCATTACCTTCTTTAG
- a CDS encoding heterokaryon incompatibility (similar to Metarhizium robertsii ARSEF 23 XP_007819200.1): protein MSQRKTRYQYAELPRDEPWMRVMVLHPGSPLDEISITIRQERLDGSCSYEALSYVWGSVVDKPETITVNGAKELRITTNLSSALRYLRYPAEERVLWVDAICINQEDLAERGHQVAYMHRIYQQATTVQIWLGLEADDSEFTMKQLDGIGSAVQTAWTKDVRWVLLPRNTDDYSRMLASFTQQLDLSERLWQGLHSFFTRPWFERVWIRQEINPANVAFFDVTLANPVDAQADHMHQPDTDILKRLSPGSTGAAQLICGNNTMSWWNLRNAMTCFQMKLMVGKLGPRTIPISNKARFRLSLVQSLCQTRVYSWASLVRDLRYTKCTDSRDRIYAVCSMMAAPDAPLVITPDYTKPAVDVYRDVVLSHIKHSRSLDILRHCVGTGTPGHPSWIPDWMNEDPPHLGFNDNGRQFLASSHFYADVGAVGHDAIEVPAVVIDSVDKTFPPFSQVPQSTEKRLASECWETIIPGFMGNGNLRDECSGGGTYLSAILDLLTFRNVSETEHPPSDIYPKREMAKQMIELLVYGCLVSHAKHAEETARSIDDGEFNKLRDSIWSASAMNYGLCRTEKGYLSMVPSWTTQGDVVAVLIGSEIPFVLRRIQTTSGSSTAQYRIVGPCYVHGFMDGEALLGPLPPGVETVSEVRTVQRKFRDSESGLLDLADPRILAVFSEDKLHEYRESLKVAQNSRMVQPKLRVGIDSLSELGVQGQVLRLV from the coding sequence ATGTCACAACGGAAAACACGGTACCAATATGCGGAGCTTCCCCGCGACGAGCCTTGGATGCGGGTGATGGTTCTTCATCCAGGATCGCCGTTGGATGAAATATCCATTACCATTCGGCAGGAGAGACTAGATGGATCTTGCAGCTATGAAGCCTTGTCCTATGTATGGGGTTCGGTCGTTGACAAGCCAGAGACAATCACTGTCAACGGGGCCAAAGAGCTTCGTATCACAACGAATCTGTCGTCGGCCCTCCGATACCTGCGGTATCCAGCCGAAGAACGAGTTCTTTGGGTCGATGCAATTTGTATAAACCAGGAAGACCTCGCCGAACGTGGTCATCAAGTAGCGTATATGCACCGCATCTACCAGCAAGCGACAACTGTTCAAATTTGGCTCGGACTAGAGGCTGACGATAGCGAGTTCACGATGAAACAACTCGATGGAATTGGATCAGCGGTGCAGACTGCATGGACAAAAGACGTTCGATGGGTGTTGTTACCACGAAACACAGACGACTATTCGCGGATGCTGGCAAGCTTCACACAACAACTTGACCTTTCAGAGAGGTTGTGGCAAGGCTTGCACTCATTTTTTACTCGGCCATGGTTTGAAAGAGTGTGGATTCGGCAGGAAATCAATCCTGCAAATGTCGCCTTCTTCGACGTGACGCTGGCAAACCCAGTTGATGCTCAAGCTGACCACATGCATCAACCTGACACCGACATTCTCAAAAGGCTCTCACCTGGGAGCACTGGTGCGGCACAACTTATATGTGGCAATAACACCATGTCATGGTGGAATCTCCGCAATGCCATGACTTGCTTTCAGATGAAGCTCATGGTGGGAAAACTTGGCCCACGGACAATACCAATCTCGAACAAAGCCAGATTTCGTCTGTCGCTCGTCCAAAGCCTTTGCCAGACAAGAGTTTACTCGTGGGCTAGCTTGGTTAGAGATTTGCGATACACGAAATGTACGGACTCGCGAGATCGCATATATGCAGTTTGCAGCATGATGGCCGCGCCGGATGCACCACTAGTTATCACACCGGACTACACAAAGCCAGCCGTTGACGTCTATCGGGACGTGGTATTATCGCATATCAAGCATTCCAGGTCCCTTGACATTCTGCGACATTGTGTTGGAACGGGCACCCCTGGGCACCCGTCTTGGATCCCAGACTGGATGAATGAAGACCCTCCGCACTTGGGCTTCAATGATAACGGTCGTCAATTCTTAGCCAGCAGTCATTTTTATGCAGATGTGGGAGCCGTAGGACATGATGCTATTGAAGTACCAGCTGTGGTGATTGACTCCGTTGATAAGACATTTCCGCCGTTCTCACAGGTACCTCAGTCTACCGAAAAAAGACTGGCATCTGAATGTTGGGAAACTATAATACCCGGATTTATGGGAAATGGGAATCTTCGTGATGAATGTTCGGGAGGCGGAACATACTTGAGTGCTATACTCGACCTGTTGACATTCAGAAACGTCTCCGAAACGGAACACCCTCCCTCGGACATCTATCCAAAGCGCGAGATGGCAAAACAAATGATTGAGTTGTTGGTGTACGGATGCCTCGTGTCACACGCAAAACACGCCGAGGAAACTGCTCGGTCTATCGACGATGGAGAGTTCAATAAGCTCCGGGATTCGATCTGGAGCGCATCTGCAATGAACTATGGACTTTGTCGCACTGAAAAGGGTTATCTATCCATGGTGCCCTCATGGACAACTCAAGGGGACGTGGTTGCGGTGCTCATTGGTAGCGAAATTCCCTTCGTTCTGCGACGGATACAGACCACATCGGGGTCATCTACTGCGCAATATCGAATAGTAGGGCCTTGTTATGTCCATGGATTCATGGACGGCGAAGCATTGTTAGGACCACTGCCTCCGGGTGTTGAAACTGTTTCGGAAGTGCGGACCGTCCAAAGAAAGTTTAGAGACAGCGAGTCGGGACTTCTGGACCTAGCTGACCCTCGTATTTTGGCCGTGTTTTCGGAAGACAAACTACACGAGTACAGAGAATCTTTGAAAGTGGCACAGAATTCGAGAATGGTGCAGCCAAAACTGCGTGTTGGAATCGATTCATTGAGTGAACTTGGTGTGCAGGGGCAGGTTTTGCGGCTGGTATAG
- a CDS encoding Pyruvate/2-oxoglutarate dehydrogenase (similar to Trichoderma reesei QM6a XP_006968410.1) has product MSTHYDAVVIGSGQGGTPLSMAFAQAKKKTALIESTHLGGCCVNEGCTPTKTMIASGRVAYLTRRGPDYGVLNPKPEDVRVNMEKVRQRKRDIVDTFRSGSERRVRGAGVDVIMGSASFEYNATLKVKCNDGAEKTITADQIFICAGERPASPRIDGFNAKSFPPGVVLDSTSVQELGIIPSHLIVVGGGYIGLEFGQLFRRLGAEVTIIQRNGQLLPREDAEVAEAMLKILEEDGIKVLLKTSPSSVLYTGDKDPGKAVSVSTSGPSGTSELKGSHILFAAGRTPNTDTLNLEAAGIKTTSRGHIVVDQKLQSSNPRVWALGDIKGPPAFTHVSYDDFRILRANLLEKDSHPTALTTVDRILPYVVYTDPQLAHVGLHEHEARAKFPNAEIQVATMPMTYVARALETDETRGMMKAVIDADTQKILGFTCLGLEGGEIMSVVQMAMIAGSKWTALRDAVWAHPSLAESLNNIWGMLK; this is encoded by the coding sequence ATGTCTACGCACTATGATGCTGTTGTCATTGGCTCCGGCCAAGGCGGAACGCCTCTAAGCATGGCATTTGCCCAAGCTAAAAAGAAGACGGCGTTGATCGAGAGTACCCATCTCGGAGGATGCTGTGTAAATGAGGGTTGCACCCCGACCAAGACGATGATTGCGTCCGGCAGAGTAGCTTATTTGACCAGGCGCGGACCggattacggagtactgaACCCCAAGCCTGAAGATGTGCGTGTCAACATGGAGAAAGTGAGGCAGCGTAAGAGAGACATTGTCGATACTTTCCGCTCTGGCAGTGAACGCAGAGTGCGCGGTGCCGGTGTAGATGTCATCATGGGCTCAGCCAGTTTCGAATACAATGCCACCTTGAAAGTCAAGTGCAATGATGGCGCAGAGAAAACAATCACCGCTGATCAGATCTTTATTTGTGCGGGAGAGCGTCCAGCGTCCCCCAGGATTGATGGTTTCAACGCTAAAAGTTTCCCTCCCGGGGTTGTTCTCGACTCGACTTCTGTTCAGGAACTCGGTATTATTCCGTCTCATCTGATTGTCGTTGGTGGAGGTTATATTGGCCTTGAGTTTGGTCAGCTCTTCCGTCGACTCGGTGCCGAGGTGACCATCATTCAGCGCAATGGTCAGCTACTTCCACGAGAAGACGCTGAAGTGGCCGAAGCTATGCTCAAGATTCTTGAAGAGGATGGCATCAAGGTGTTGCTCAAaacatctccttcttctgtCCTTTACACGGGTGACAAGGACCCTGGCAAAGCCGTCTCCGTCTCTACATCAGGACCAAGCGGAACATCGGAACTCAAAGGCTCGCACATtctctttgctgctggtCGTACCCCTAATACAGATACACTGAATCTAGAGGCAGCCGGTATAAAGACCACCAGTCGCGGCCATATCGTAGTCGACCAGAAGCTGCAAAGCTCTAACCCTCGAGTATGGGCTCTTGGCGACATTAAAGGCCCTCCTGCATTCACCCACGTCTCATATGACGACTTTCGCATCCTACGTGCGAATTTGCTCGAGAAGGACTCTCATCCTACGGCTCTCACAACTGTAGACCGCATCTTACCTTATGTCGTCTATACGGATCCGCAACTTGCTCACGTTGGACTACATGAACATGAGGCGAGGGCCAAGTTTCCCAATGCCGAGATACAAGTGGCAACCATGCCAATGACATACGTGGCGCGGGCTTTGGAAACAGACGAAACGCGTGGAATGATGAAAGCTGTTATAGATGCTGATACGCAGAAGATTCTTGGATTCACTTGTTTGGGCCTGGAGGGTGGCGAGATTATGAGTGTGGTGCAAATGGCTATGATTGCGGGAAGTAAGTGGACGGCATTGCGTGACGCCGTCTGGGCACACCCGTCACTTGCGGAGAGTTTGAACAATATTTGGGGGATGCTGAAATAA
- a CDS encoding glutathione s-transferase protein (similar to Neofusicoccum parvum UCRNP2 XP_007581437.1), whose translation MEEVTLYDNPSRFGAGTCWSPNVWKTRLLLNFKGINYKTEWLHGAEIEPTLSSFGIPPHEPGTQLANYTVPAVRLPNGTYIMESLLIAQAIEAMYPEPKAHLDAPILAEVMDTLRWTLRHLVPVLVPRMPRECLSGPSITYHIEARKKTFGMTLEELEEKMGGEAAWKRAMPGLAKLAGILNLSSLVV comes from the exons ATGGAAGAAGTGACGCTTTACGACAATCCAAGCCGATTCGGCGCCGGAACCTGTTGGTCTCCCAATGTTTGGAAGA CTCGACtccttctcaacttcaagGGCATCAATTACAAAACGGAGTGGCTCCACGGTGCAGAAATTGAACCGACACTCTCATCCTT CGGCATCCCGCCTCATGAGCCAGGAACTCAACTCGCCAATTACACTGTACCAGCCGTTCGGCTTCCCAATGGCACGTACATCATGGAATCCCTTCTCATTGCCCAAGCAATCGAAGCCATGTATCCAGAACCCAAAGCGCATCTCGATGCGCCAATTTTGGCAGAGGTTATGGACACCTTACGGTGGACTCTCCGTCATTTAGTTCCTGTTCTGGTACCCAGGATGCCTCGGGAGTGTCTTTCCGGCCCATCTATAACGTATCACATTGAAGCGAGGAAAAAGACCTTTGGGATGACTTTGGAGGAACTCGAGGAGAAAATGGGCGGTGAGGCCGCCTGGAAAAGGGCGATGCCGGGTTTAGCAAAGCTCGCTGGGATACTAAACCTGTCAAGCCTGG TGGTGTAG
- a CDS encoding NADPH-dependent methylglyoxal reductase GRE2 (similar to Marssonina brunnea f. sp. 'multigermtubi' MB_m1 XP_007293425.1): MVNVLLTGGNGFIASHILDILVQRQYSVTFTVRSKDRAKQVLARYSGQSVCNLTAHVIPDFTKPGAFDDCLKTNRPFDAVLHVASPFKYSITDIDKELFGPSVTGTQSLLAAIHAHAPSVKTVVFTSSFAAILDSYKSNTIPEHTYTTSDWNPLTKEDAFKNTLNGYRASKLFAERAAVDFMTKHKPSFSFVSICPTLAFGSVIQPLESANALNTSSQRIYSFVNGSCRSKMPDTGVSFYLWIDVRDLALAHVKAMELQLDAPANKRYLLTAGYFTNKEICEIIGKRLPEYLGVLPPCDGDAGGFPSGGVYKFDNTEATEELELEYRTLEESVVDAVKSMQRRGYV; the protein is encoded by the coding sequence ATGGTTAATGTTCTTCTAACGggcggcaatggcttcattgcCAGCCATATTCTCGACATCCTGGTCCAAAGACAATATTCAGTGACATTTACAGTTCGCAGTAAAGACAGGGCTAAGCAAGTTCTCGCGCGGTACAGCGGTCAGAGTGTATGCAATTTGACGGCACATGTCATTCCTGACTTTACCAAGCCTGGGGCTTTTGATGACTGCCTCAAGACGAATAGACCATTTGACGCAGTGTTGCATGTCGCATCGCCTTTCAAATATTCCATCACAGACATCGACAAAGAGCTATTTGGCCCATCTGTTACTGGAACTCAGTCGCTCCTAGCGGCTATCCATGCTCACGCGCCGTCGGTCAAAACAGTTGTATTTACCTCGTCATTCGCCGCCATCCTGGACAGCTACAAGTCGAATACTATCCCGGAGCACACATATACCACTTCTGACTGGAATCCACTCACCAAGGAAGATGCCTTTAAAAACACATTGAACGGATATCGCGCCAGCAAGCTCTTTGCCGAGCGCGCTGCGGTCGATTTCATGACGAAACACAAACCATCCTTCTCGTTTGTGTCCATCTGTCCAACATTAGCCTTCGGTTCAGTCATTCAGCCATTGGAAAGTGCCAATGCCCTGAATACATCCAGTCAGCGTATATACAGCTTCGTCAATGGCTCTTGCAGGTCCAAGATGCCAGACACAGGAGTCTCGTTTTATTTATGGATCGACGTGAGGGATCTGGCGTTGGCGCATGTCAAAGCAATGGAGCTGCAACTTGATGCGCCTGCGAATAAGAGGTACTTACTCACTGCGGGATATTTTACAAATAAGGAGATCTGCGAGATCATTGGAAAAAGGCTTCCGGAGTACTTGGGCGTGTTGCCTCCTTgtgatggagatgctggtgGTTTTCCATCGGGAGGTGTTTACAAGTTTGACAATACAGAGGCAAcagaggagctggagctggagtaTAGGACGTTGGAAGAAAGTGTGGTTGACGCGGTTAAGTCAATGCAACGTCGGGGATATGTGTGA